The Carassius carassius chromosome 2, fCarCar2.1, whole genome shotgun sequence genome has a segment encoding these proteins:
- the LOC132096345 gene encoding permeability factor 2-like: MNAFLMLTVIGVSIILSDAVQPLGAGYNSRCVCLKLESRIIPQESLRRVEILPRGPHCKTTEVIAGLSSGERICLNPRTPWVKKLIQFIERKERVIKKVFK; this comes from the exons ATGAACGCTTTCCTGATGTTAACCGTTATTGGAGTCAGCATCATTCTGTCTGATG CCGTGCAGCCTCTGGGTGCGGGTTACAACAGCCGCTGCGTGTGTCTCAAACTGGAGTCACGTATCATCCCGCAAGAGAGCCTGCGACGCGTGGAGATCCTGCCGAGAGGCCCGCACTGCAAGACTACTGAGGTTAT TGCTGGTTTGTCGAGTGGAGAGAGGATCTGTCTGAACCCCAGGACACCATGGGTTAAAAAACTCATTCAATTCATTGAGAGAAAGGAGCGTGTGATCAAGAAAGTTTTTA